GCTGTTCCAGCGCCACATCGTCAGCTCCATCTCCCTCACCGGCTTCCGCTGACCCGACCACAGGAGGAACCATGACCCCACCCACCCCCCGGCTGTCCCGACGGCTGCTGCTCGGCTCCGCGGTCGGTCTCGGCGCCGCGGCCGGCGTGGCCGCCTGCTCCCCGGCCGCCCAGCAGCAGGAGGCCGGACCGGGGTCCAGCGGTGGTGCGCAGAAGACGGTGACCCTGCGGCTGTGGGACGAGCAGGTGGCGGGGGCCTACGAGAAGAGCTTCGAGGCCTTCACCGCCGCGAACCCCGACATCGCCGTCACGACGACGGTGGTGGCCTACGCCGACTACTTCACCAAGCTGCGCAACGACGTGGGCGGGGGCAACGCCGACGACCTGTTCTGGATCAACGGCTCCTACATCCAGCCCTACATCGACAACGGCAACCTGATGGAGATCGGCAGCGCCTTCGACGCCCAGCGCCCGGACTGGATCCAGCCGGCGGTGGAGCAGTACACCCGCGACGGGCGGCTGTGGGGGGTGCCCCAGATCACCGACGGCGGCATCGCGGTCTACTACAACGCCGAGCTGCTCGAGGCCGCCGGCCTCACCCCCGAGGACCTGACGGACCTGACCTGGGTCCCCGGCGGGGGCAGCGGCGACACCTTCCTGCCGGTGCTGCAGCAGCTGACCGTGGACGGCTCCGGCCGCCGCGGCGACGAGGACGGCTTCGACGGCACCGACCCCGGCAGCTGGGGCTACTCCGCGGCCCAGGACCTGCAGGGCATCTACTACAACTTCCTCGGCTCGGCCGGGGGCGCCTTCCAGGACGAGGCCGGCCGGTTCGTCTTCGACTCCCCGCAGGGTCGCGACGCCTTCGGCTACCTGGTGGACCTGATCAACACCCACCGGGTCTCCCCTGCGGCCTCGAACACCAACGACAACGGCGACTTCACCCGCGACCAGTTCCTGCAGGGCACGATCGCGCTGTTCCAGTCCGGGATCTACAACCTCAAGAACGTGGCCGACGGCGCCGACTTCGAGTGGGGCATCGTGCCGATCCCGGCCGGGCCGCAGGGCCGGGTGTCGGTGGTCAACAACGTGGTGGTGGCCGGCAACGCCGACGCCGCCGACGCCGAGGCGACGACCCGGGTGCTGCAGTGGCTGGGCTCGGCCGAGGGCGCCTCCTACATCGGCGCGGAGGGTGCCGGGCTGCCGGCGGTCGTGGGTGCCCAGACCTCCTTCGAGGAGTACTGGAGCGCCCAGGACGTGGACCCGTCGCTCTTCGCCGAGCAGGGCCAGCAGCCCTCGATCAGCGCCCCCACGGGTGAGAACTACGGGGCGGCGCTCACGGCCTGGAAGCCGTCCTTCGACGAGATGTTCCTGGGACGCACCCCGGTGGCCGAGGCGCTGGCGGAGGCCCAGACCGCCGCCAACGAGGCGATCAGCGGCTGAGCCGGGCCCACGGCCCGACGAGTCAGCGCTCTCGCGGCAGCTGGCCGTTCTCCAGATTCCGCAGCGTGCCGCTCAGCCTGGATCCAGACTGGACATACAGCTCGCAGCGGGCTTGGCCCAATCCGACCTCGACCCCGACCAAGGGTCGGACCCGGACGTCCGGATGACTGCCGAGAGGGCTGGACAGGTAGGCGTGCGCGGCAGCCTCGCAGCTTGCGCTGTTTGCCTCAGCTGAGTCAGGACTCGAGATCCACTCGATCGTGTGCGCCTCGTCACACGCCATCCGGCTCCGGTCCCCGATGACCGCGATGTCCCCATCGAAGCACTGACGCCACGGTGCGGACGATCTAGCCCTTGCGCTTCCGGCGAAGTCTCCCGTCACATCGTCGAACGCAGTCACCAGACAGTCGCCGCCTTGTGCGGCAGTGGTGAACGCCAAGGCATCTACGCCCGCGACCCCACCCAGGAAGCCGAAGACGGTCGCGCGGTCGCAGTCTAGGTCCGGCACCGACTCCGCCCGGTGAGGGAGGTTGCAGGAGACCTCCACGAGCGCGACGTCGAAGCAGCTTCGCTT
The sequence above is a segment of the Auraticoccus monumenti genome. Coding sequences within it:
- a CDS encoding ABC transporter substrate-binding protein codes for the protein MTPPTPRLSRRLLLGSAVGLGAAAGVAACSPAAQQQEAGPGSSGGAQKTVTLRLWDEQVAGAYEKSFEAFTAANPDIAVTTTVVAYADYFTKLRNDVGGGNADDLFWINGSYIQPYIDNGNLMEIGSAFDAQRPDWIQPAVEQYTRDGRLWGVPQITDGGIAVYYNAELLEAAGLTPEDLTDLTWVPGGGSGDTFLPVLQQLTVDGSGRRGDEDGFDGTDPGSWGYSAAQDLQGIYYNFLGSAGGAFQDEAGRFVFDSPQGRDAFGYLVDLINTHRVSPAASNTNDNGDFTRDQFLQGTIALFQSGIYNLKNVADGADFEWGIVPIPAGPQGRVSVVNNVVVAGNADAADAEATTRVLQWLGSAEGASYIGAEGAGLPAVVGAQTSFEEYWSAQDVDPSLFAEQGQQPSISAPTGENYGAALTAWKPSFDEMFLGRTPVAEALAEAQTAANEAISG